In the Emys orbicularis isolate rEmyOrb1 chromosome 3, rEmyOrb1.hap1, whole genome shotgun sequence genome, one interval contains:
- the BROX gene encoding BRO1 domain-containing protein BROX, translated as MTHWFHRNPLKATAPVTFNFYGVASSPAATKICNDLRSSRVRLLELFTDLSCNPEMMKNATDLYFSLLQGFIVSLDNSSQDCKLRYIQNFKWTDTLQGQVPSAQQDAVFELVSMGFNVALWYTKYASRLAGKEDITEDEAKDVHRSLKIAAGIFKHLKDSHIPKLITPVEKGRDLEARLIDSYIIQCQAEAQEVTIARAIELKHNPGLIAALAYETANFYQKADQMLSSLDPAYTIKWRKYLQLKACFYMAYSYCYHGQTLLASDKCGEAIRSLQESEKFFVKAEALCKEYGETKGPGTTAKPSGHLFFRKLGSLVKNTLEKCQRENGFIYFQKVPPEAPQLELKANYGLVEPILFEFPALHAHWTPETLAAFDLTKRPKDDSAKPKPEEEVKPLKEPDIKPQKDSGCQIS; from the exons ATGACCCACTGGTTTCATCGCAACCCTTTAAAGGCTACAGCTCCTGTCACATTCAATTTCTATGGGGTAGCCAGCAGTCCTGCTGCAACAAAGATTTGCAA tgaCTTAAGATCATCCAGGGTACGACTCTTGGAGCTGTTTACTGATTTGAGTTGTAATCCAGAAATGATGAAGAATGCAACTGATTTGTACTTTTCACTCTTGCAAG gcTTTATAGTCTCACTGGATAACTCTTCTCAAGACTGCAAGTTGCGATATATTCAGAATTTTAAGTGGACAGACACATTACAAGGACAAGTTCCAAG tgcCCAGCAGGATGCTGTGTTCGAACTGGTTTCCATGGGATTTAACGTGGCTCTCTGGTACACAAAATATGCATCGAGACTGGCCGGGAAAGAAGA TATAACAGAAGATGAAGCAAAAGATGTTCACAGAAGCTTGAAGATAGCAGCtgggatttttaaacatttgaag GACAGCCATATCCCCAAACTGATTACACCTGTAGAAAAGGGAAGGGATTTAGAAGCTCGACTTATAGACTCCTACATCATCCAATGCCAAGCTGAAGCTCAAGAAG TGACAATTGCCCGAGCTATTGAGCTGAAACACAATCCTGGTCTGATAGCTGCTCTAGCCTATGAAACAGCCAATTTCTACCAAAAAGCTG ATCAAATGTTATCCAGTTTGGATCCAGCGTACACTATTAAATGGAGAAAGTACTTACAGTTGAAGGCATGTTTCTATATGGCTTAT TCATACTGCTACCATGGTCAAACTCTGCTGGCCAGCGATAAATGTGGAGAAGCAATCAGATCTCTGCAGGAATCAGAAAAAT TTTTTGTCAAGGCTGAAGCATTATGCAAAGAATATGGTGAAACAAAAGGGCCTGGGACTACTGCCAAACCCTCTGGCCACCTCTTCTTTAGGAAACTGGGAAGTCTGGTTAAGAATACCCTAGAAAAATGCCAGAGAGAAAATGGATTCAT TTACTTTCAGAAAGTGCCACCTGAGGCTCCTCAGCTGGAGCTGAAGGCGAACTATGGCCTGGTCGAACCCATCCTTTTTGAATTTCCTGCCTTGCATGCACACTGGACCCCTGAAACACTTGCTGCATTTGATCTCACCAAGAGGCCAAAGGATGACAGT GCTAAGCCA